AAACTGATGAGAAAGCTCATTCTCCATGCCTTTCAATTGGTCAGAGGTGAACTGCTTTTCCTTTAAGGCACTTGATTTCAACATGACATAATCGTTTTCTGCATTCACACGGGCTAACATGCTATCAATATCTTGAGGTTTCTCTTTGTCATGAGCCTGTAAAAACGTAATATAGCTCGTTTTGAGCTGCGTTTCTCGATCTTTCTCTAAAACAGGGTTCACATCATGACTCTTTAAAAAATCAAGTGTTGTTTCACTTTTGTAGGCTTGTTTTTGTCCTTTTTTATCCGTAGAAACAAGTAAAACCTGCGGTTTTTCTTCCCCTAGAGCTGATTGTGTTAAGTAAACAGCACCAGAAGGGATGTCTTGCAGCTGTTTCTCACTGATGTTCGCCCAATCTGCCTCGATTTTTTCATTTTGTGGGTGCTTCATAAACTTCTTTAATTCTCGTTTATCGGAAACAAGCATTTTAAATTGGTCATTTGAAAGAGATGTTACTTTTTGCATGATCGATTCCTCCATTTAATTCATATTTGGACATGAAAAAAGAGAGCATGTACGCTCTCTCACCTTTCTAGCTCCGGTTCTTCTTTTTTTCGTCTAGCTGTACCTGTACGTTTTTGGAATTGCATTTGACTGCCCACTTCCATACGGTCTTGAAAAGTAAGAGATTGTTCCTGAACTTGACCATTCATGACCCCCTTCTCGTTTTTAGTCATGGTTGAATCAATCTGATGTTCAAGTTTCACGACTTCCTCCTTTGTCATCCATCCATTTTTGATCGCTTGGGTTTTGGTTGAATAATATTTCTCTTCAGCCGTGACACGATCTAAAATACTATCTACATTTTGTGCCGATTCCTGTTGCTGCTTTTGTTTATAATCTTCATATCCTTCTTTCATTTTCTCTTGTACATTTTCAGAAGAAAGAGGATCTGCTTGCTGCTGCTTTTCATCGTTTTTTTCTGGTGACCGATTTTTTTCTCGTTCTTTTACCAACGTTTCTTCTATTGTTTCAATAAAGCCAACTGATGTTTCATGTACTTCTTTTAAAAGTTTTGTTTTATCCTCAAAGGTCTTTCCTTTTGTCCAATTTGAGAGGTAATCCAACGAATAAGAACTGGTGTCGATCCCAAAATAAGATGAAACTGTGTAAGCTGTCATTTCTGCCTGAAATTCTTTTTCCGCAGCTGTATAGTTTAGATATGTGTCCTTTGTATGAAGTTTGGCATGTGTGAGTTCATGCAAAAGTGTTTTTACATTTTGCTTTTCTGAATTACGAGGATTTAACGCAACTTCTTTTGTTAACGTGTAAGATACACCTTTTGCGCTTCCTAGTTCTTCTTTAGGAGCAATGATGGAAATACCATTCTTTTCAGCAATAGCTTCCATTCCTTTATAGAGTGTCTTGTAATCCTCTACATTGCCTTCTAACCAACGATTTGGAAAAATCTTAGGTAAATCATTAGCCGTCGCGTTCGTTTGACTGATGTCGAAAACATGGCCGACTGAAAAATACAGTCGGCCATGAGTGACTTCTTTTTTCCCCTCTTGAATCAACTTCTTTTCTTGAGGGGTGGCTTTATTAATCGACTTCCATTTCCCTTTTTCATCCTTAAATTTGGGAACGGTTTTATTTGGAACAAGAATTTTAATGCCTTTCTCCCCTTTATTGACGGAGAACCCTTTATCTTTCCAAAACTTAAATGACCCAACAGCTTGAGCACCAAAAAACTGTTCTTGAATAAGCGCTGTGTTTGACATGGAGTATTGATAAAACTTACCCATGAAAGATAAATAGTCTTTTAGTTCTTCGGCAGAATGAAAATGCTGCTCAACTTTCTTTTCCATACCCTTCGTTAACTCTTCAACCTCTTTACGCTTATCTTCGACAGATTTCTTCGCATATGTTTTACTCATCTTCCCCCTCCTCTTTTTGATAGGAGATTCCCTTTAATTCTTCTAATTCTTGTTCATACCAAGGTTCCTCTAAATCCACAAAAGGCTTCTGTGTTTTAATATTCATTGGCACCAACATATTTTCTTGATGCACCACATATTGATGAAACTCCTTCGCTTCTTCTGGACTTAAATTCACCTCTACTTCTTTGTCTTGATACTGTACAATGGCATGATCCTCTCCTACAGCTTTAATCGAAGCTAACACTAAATCTTTGTTAAAAAACATAAAGATTAATTCCTCCTTTTAGTAGTTAAATCTCTTTTTATATGAAACAATCAATGAGATTGTTGTTTCCCCCTCGATTCTTCCCAATCAATCCGTTTTTGACGCTGATTTGCAATTCGTTTCTCAACTGTTTCCTTCGCTACTCTTGTACTATCCATCTCCTGCATACTGGTGGTCATCAATCCTTTAAATCCATGATGGAAGAAAAGACCGTTCATATATTCAATTAAAATTTGTGTATTTTTATCTGCTGCGTTCGCCCCTAGTTTTGTTTTTGTCATCTCACCTTTTAATGTATGAATCTCTTCTCGTAAAGCTTGAAACTCATTTTTTAAGGACTCATGGAGATGATGACTCACTACTTCCGTAATATACTTTAATGACCATTCATTACTTTTAGATGCTTCATGTTCCTTGCAAATTTGTGCAATGGCATCACCCGTGTAGCGCAATCCATGCTCCTCTTTAAATGATTCAATATACGCTTTTGACTCATCCTCAATGGCTAATTTCATTCGTTGCTTCTCCATCGATTAATAGCCCCTTTCATAGTCGTTTTGTTGGTTACGATCACGTTCTGTTTCACGTTGCATTCGTTCATAATGCTGTTGGTTTTTCCAACTTTCATATTCACTTTTGAACGCTTTTTCTATTTTGCGAAGTGAAAAATGTACAGGTACATGCTGCTTATATCTCGCTGTTTGATTTCCAGATTGCTTTCTATCCAACAGACGTTTTACATCTTGCTGCTTTCGATCATAAGCTTTCATTTCTTGCAAAAAAGCATTTCCCATTCGCTTATATAAATCATCTATTTTCGTTTGCTTATAATTTTCGTAGCGTCCTTTATCCCTCGTCCCCTCCCCATATGCTTTCTTTAATTCTTTTACTTCTTTATCTAAGTTCTTTATTAATTGTTGATACTCTTTTTGATGATATTTTTTGATGTATTTTTCACTCAATGTATCAATATAAGGTTTCAATGGTTTAATGGTATTGTAGCTATATTGCCATTGCCTTTTATCTTGTGGAAGATGATTATAGACCATTAAAAACAAGGGTTTTAATTCTCTATTGCGCCATGCAAAAGAAGAATTTTGTTTCTTTTGGTCAACCATTTCTTTGCGTATTAAATGATTAATTCTATTCTGATTTTCTCCTCGATCCATAATTTGATTAACAACGGTTGACTTCATCACATCCAATGTTTTTGGCTTTCTTTTTCCCCGACTACGTGTAGGAGCTGGTTCAACTGTTGCAATATGAATATGTATGTTGTCCGTGTTGTGGTGTATAGCTGCTGACCAAATAGCTGAACCATCTAACTTTTCCCTTTCAAGCATTTTGTTCATAGATTGTCTTGTTATTTGTATTAACTTTTTTTCATCCACTGTATGAGTACGTGAGTCATATAAACCCTGTTCTTCAAGCCAAGGATTATGAAATGTAATGACATCCTGCCACATAATACTGTTATTTCTTTGTGCTTCCTCAAAACCTTTTTTTAATTCTTCTTTCTGTTCCCCTGTCAATCGATCAGAATGTTGGGTAAATAAAGAAGAAGTCTTATCAGGATTATCCATATAATCCTGATAAAGAGAAAACAATTTCTCATGCGCTCCAAGTTCTCTTTTTGCTTCCTCACGATCAACATAATCAACATACTCTTGAAAGGCTTTATGAGAAGCTGTAATGAATTTTGTTTTTAATACAACGCCTGGTACAACTGTTGAACTATTTGTTTTTTCTAGCACATCTGCTTACCTCCGTTAACCCAATTGAATTTTTCTAAAGGATCTGTATTATTCTTCTGGATCTCCAATCATTTCAAGCAAAATATGATTCATATTTTCCATAGAAACAGCACACTTTTCCATCATCTTAATATTCTTTTCAATCAAGTTTTCAAGTTCATTTTCACGGTCTGTTTGTTTACGGAAAAAAGCCAGCGTTTCAAGCTGACTTTTTAAAAATTCTTGCCTTGATACCTTACGTTCTTTTGCTAACTCATCAATTTTTTTAACTGCAATCGGATCTACATTTCTTATTTTAATTTCCATCTTTCATGTCAACTCCTCAAAATAGTGGTGCTCCTCAAAAAATAGAGAGAAGAGCATAAGGGGTTTTTGCCCCCACCATAGGTGTGGGGCTAGGCAGAGCCTAGCAAAACCGTGGGTACAAAGAAAATCGCTAAATGTCCCCTTTGCGTCCCCTTTTTTTGGTGTACGTCCCTTTTACGTCCCCTTTTAAAATCCCGATGTCCCCTTTATGTCCCCCTATTTTGGAGCCATGTCCCCTTTGCGTCCCCCTGGGTTTTTTCACTTCATGGCTAAATCTTGTTGCTTTTCATTCATTTTTTCATCTTTTCACGTAAAATTTTCTGCTTATATTCATGAAGCAGGATGCTTTTAGCATCAAAGTGAATCTTTTATATCCTTGTTTCTGTTTCTCTATTCTTTTGATAAAAATTAAAGACATGTACTTTTCAAATTAAAAATTTTTCATTAATTCACTAAATAACTTTTTAAGATTTTATTATCACCCTAATATATAACTAAACAATTAGATTTTCTTTTTTCTTCTGCAAGAATCTAACTCTATTTTTTAAAAAACGAGTTAATTATCACTAATTTAGAATCAATTGAATTAAAATTAACTCAACAAAAAGAAGTTTAATTTAATTAAAATAGGGCATATTAACTTGTCTAATTAAAAGCTGTCGAATCTATATTTTTTATACCCAATTAGTAATTAATTGATTTAAATTAATTTCAATTAGGTATACACAGACTAAATGTACCAATAAAAGGTGGCTCTACCTAATTAATTCTCGTTCAAATAAGATAACTAATCCAGACTCAATTGAGTCTGGATTAGTTATGACTAATGGACAAAATTAGGAAATGAACATAAGTGGGAGAAAATAAAATGATGACTTAAAAAACAGATTATGTATTTATACCATGCTGAAAACTTGGTTAAATAATTAAGCAGCGAATATAGTGATCAAAAGTAACAATTTATAACTGCGTGAATGTATTAACATCTTTTAATGCAGAGGAAAGATCTCTAATACCTAGAGAATTAGCTAAGATTCTTCAAAAAAGAGGCTATGGTCATATTGAAGAAAAAGCAAAACACATTTTAGCGTTTCAAAAATTTATCAAATCTCTCTAGACAATGAGTGCCTGAAATTAAGTATGTCTCTATGATACGAGGCGGTTGGTGTTGTTTAGCATCTTCATTAAATTCACATTAAAGAAATTGTGTACTATTTTTTCTCGTTTAATCACATCAGAATTAATCATTGAAGCACTTCAAAAAGCTTACACTGTCCAAAAGCCCTAAAAAGGTATATCTATTCGTAACGATTTCGATTCACAATAAATAAGACATGAGTTTACTAAGCATGTCCACAAATAAGAGATAAAGCATCTTTTCAGCCAAAAAGACTGCTTTTATGATAATGCCTACATAGATATGTTTCACACCATATTACAGAAGAAGTGTATTATCTAAACAGAATCGACAGTAGTCTCAGCTATTAAAATCCTCAATAGATTGAGGATTAAATGAGAAAAACAACTTAACACATAACTTTTTTGTTCTAAATTACCAATCCAAACTTGATAGTTTAACTTAAGATTAACTTAAAATAACCTCGTAGCATACAAACCTAATTTAGTTGAACTTAAAATGAAGTAAGTTAAACTAAATTAAATGTAAATAAATAAAAGTTTAATTAAAATACAATTAGTTGGACTTAATTGCATTTTAATTAAACTTATTGTAATATTTTAAAAAACTATAATGGATTTGTAGTTTTTTGAAGAACTCAGTACAAATTTAATTGAACTACATAACGTAAAATATAATAAATTTAATTCAGTTAAGTGTGAAATCTGCTAGAATAATAAA
This DNA window, taken from Priestia megaterium NBRC 15308 = ATCC 14581, encodes the following:
- the mobP2 gene encoding MobP2 family relaxase is translated as MLEKTNSSTVVPGVVLKTKFITASHKAFQEYVDYVDREEAKRELGAHEKLFSLYQDYMDNPDKTSSLFTQHSDRLTGEQKEELKKGFEEAQRNNSIMWQDVITFHNPWLEEQGLYDSRTHTVDEKKLIQITRQSMNKMLEREKLDGSAIWSAAIHHNTDNIHIHIATVEPAPTRSRGKRKPKTLDVMKSTVVNQIMDRGENQNRINHLIRKEMVDQKKQNSSFAWRNRELKPLFLMVYNHLPQDKRQWQYSYNTIKPLKPYIDTLSEKYIKKYHQKEYQQLIKNLDKEVKELKKAYGEGTRDKGRYENYKQTKIDDLYKRMGNAFLQEMKAYDRKQQDVKRLLDRKQSGNQTARYKQHVPVHFSLRKIEKAFKSEYESWKNQQHYERMQRETERDRNQQNDYERGY